A genomic window from Vigna radiata var. radiata cultivar VC1973A unplaced genomic scaffold, Vradiata_ver6 scaffold_153, whole genome shotgun sequence includes:
- the LOC106752608 gene encoding exocyst complex component EXO70B1-like isoform X1: MAEETKVQLMKIKLWLITVGAGFTYSLLQLRHHPRDTQGENLQLQNQNHVIIQVDDSGRISSSSPVIMEQQANADVGNTLGTSPEDGDLIQSNSTSQNGSVDYGLVVQQQLINCIKELEKVNQMLVPMVCSHVDKYLKAVFDSNDKDKDRIQMLEVPDPDVNLVMDALPFEIISRLKEIVKLIVEGGFTEECSDIYSKWRKEFVEQCRRALGLQFQTPNDEDVEKWLKTCKATSKILFLNESRLCDYLFSGLSVASDAFFDKVCKEVAFDPVSFVDTTMKTGNLLNILFNVPKILESLHELQLLFLSGRGSYVPDIKYVQYILVMLKELGNFIFPNNEQAPVINGGLHRITKKAMRYILDKSKHIRNSLFWMGRMIELLESQLESQSKDYYADPALGSVFMINNLMYIQQEAHDLKFDDDWFRQHTAKVIQSLELYLRSSWNKMVDFLKVETNELAEADMVAELMKEKLNLFNLHFEETCTIQSTWTISDKGVKELIIESIEEFLLPEYGEFYNRFLLVFGNQAYHYIKFGFEDIKSCLSHLFFLDDDFSSR; the protein is encoded by the exons ATGGCTGAAGAGACCAAAG TACAACTCATGAAGATCAAATTGTGGTTAATCACGGTTGGAGCAGGTTTCACTTATTCTCTCCTCCAGCTTCGTCACCATCCGAGAGACACACAAGGGGAGAATCTTCAGCTCCAGAACCAAAATCATGTGATCATTCAAGTCGACGATTCAGGAAGAATTAGTAGTAGCAGTCCTGTTATCATGGAACAACAAGCTAATGCAGATGTGGGTAATACTCTAGGCACCTCACCAGAAGATGGGGATCTTATTCAAAGtaattcaacttcacaaaatGGAAGCGTTGATTATGGTCTTGTCGTCCAACAACAGCTCATCAACTGTATAAAGGAGCTTGAAAAGGTGAATCAGATGCTTGTTCCCATGGTTTGTAGTCACGTGGACAAATACCTTAAAGCCGTGTTTGACTCCAACGACAAAGACAAGGACCGGATTCAAATGTTGGAAGTACCGGATCCGGACGTCAACTTGGTGATGGATGCGCTCCCATTTGAAATTATCAGCCGCCTTAAAGAAATCGTGAAGCTGATTGTGGAAGGAGGTTTTACGGAAGAATGCAGCGACATTTACAGCAAATGGCGAAAGGAGTTTGTAGAACAGTGTCGGCGGGCACTTGGGTTGCAATTTCAAACCCCCAACGATGAGGACGTTGAGAAGTGGTTAAAAACGTGCAAGGCAACTTCGAAGATACTGTTTCTCAATGAAAGTAGACTTTGCGATTACCTCTTTTCAGGGTTATCCGTCGCTTCGGATGCCTTCTTCGACAAGGTTTGCAAGGAAGTGGCGTTTGATCCAGTGAGTTTTGTCGATACCACCATGAAAACTGGGAATTTGCTGAATATTTTGTTCAATGTCCCTAAAATATTGGAGTCATTGCACGAGTTACAGTTACTGTTTTTGTCTGGCAGAGGGTCATATGTACCTGATATTAAATACGTTCAGTACATATTGGTTATGCTAAAGGAGTTGgggaattttatttttcccaaTAATGAGCAGGCACCTGTTATCAATGGAGGTCTTCATCGGATTACTAAGAAAGCAATGCGCTACATCCTTGATAAGTCTAAACACATCCGAAATTCTTTATTTTGGATGGGAAGGATGATTGAGTTATTAGAGAGCCAATTGGAATCCCAGTCTAAAGACTACTACGCTGACCCCGCATTGGGCTCTGTTTTTATGATCAATAATCTCATGTACATACAACAAGAGGCGCATGATTTGAAATTCGACGATGATTGGTTTCGACAACACACAGCAAAGGTGATACAAAGCTTGGAGCTGTATCTAAGAAGTTCGTGGAATAAGATGGTGGACTTTTTGAAGGTTGAGACGAATGAGTTGGCGGAGGCTGATATGGTAGCGGAGTTAatgaaagaaaagctcaattTGTTCAACCTGCACTTTGAGGAGACATGCACAATTCAATCTACATGGACTATTTCTGATAAGGGAGTGAAGGAACTAATTATAGAATCCATAGAGGAGTTTTTGTTGCCAGAATATGGAGAATTTTATAACAGGTTTCTACTTGTTTTTGGTAACCAAGCTTATCATTATATTAAGTTTGGATTTGAAGACATTAAAAGTTGTCTCAGTCATTTGTTTTTTCTAGATGATGATTTTTCGTctagatga